The Takifugu flavidus isolate HTHZ2018 chromosome 17, ASM371156v2, whole genome shotgun sequence genome contains a region encoding:
- the si:ch211-285f17.1 gene encoding sickle tail protein homolog isoform X2 produces the protein MSKSSRLARPPSLGTGSKLPSSRRECPGMAGRARVVSVGEKLMRAGSDGVLSRQKPLTGASPQDKNQREVEIRAPSQFPGEKGQTVEMVPPKSRISPPKTHNPDPVHKQTKSNLKVTSPEDSEHLSRRQLSPNGTAPPKGDAKGSRTVPRRHTLGGARGSREILAMQPPDMDKKREAFLEHLKQKYPHHASAIMGHQERLREQSRSPKHGPSPQSSVADQVDHLSLASLDSLDTMSEADTPTGFTRGSRVRASLPVVRSTNQTKDRSLGVLYLQYADETKQIRMPNEITSVDTVRALFVSAFPQHLTMKMLESPSVAVYVKDDMRNMYYELNDVRSITDHSCLKVYNKDPAQAFSHGPRPANGDARMHGEMLHGGRDNAHPLRQHPIGPPLHHSVQGTMPAASNSMPPSPSRIPFSPRQGSAPSSSTVPRERVSTANPAARSNSPCPSAILERRDVKPDEDMSNKSHSLARGNEGLYADPYLLQEGRLSMASSHGAHPNDGPEHGLGGFHRASIRSTSSYGGPSPTDSIDHPSLYRQKSRNSQLPTLGSKTPPPSPHRMAEVRMIDMHGGPPHGLPPHGVPIERSSPVRQSFRKEEVAGTKPRHSVGSPVIADLQGHLQGPIPAPSDHQTRERMKAMEQQIASLTGLVQHALLKGSNASGNKEPASERPPKTASPAHSANTSGGSPILAPKTNPGPKGTSSAPLRVNLLQFRKNVSDLRMQLHQMRQIQLQNQEALRVQLKRAEQEISGKLAEAMRGLEDPVQRQRAVVEEDRHKYLSLEEHVLAQLSELEQYVVTLQKDSATTNRAVTLKDVEEGAVTLRKVGESLAGLKGEFPALQTRMRAVLRVEVEAVKFLKEEPHKLDSMLKRVKSLTDTLGSLRRCATEGSQKGPDLVANVPVSHSPSPSAPSSESPGNPLPVSTQPGPTSAPLEPQSSTIKSEVMPSSPVVIHHVQSSPVHIQQSQQSAALTVRSSPPLTPSPTNAPSPNPGKSQGRESPKTAAVDPASPAQCKKTRRNSANNGNGTKQDLVIEELQNSPDKSKKRVMSIEAAEKEWDEKRQNMGHYDGKEFEKILEEAQANMMKGIPSLEVEGRSAGAPAAAEQASTQDSAESGTEKPQTEPPSDTSSKKGPEKFPKPVLEKPAKPVLERPSRSVPRPSPADSLSKQECEKPNKSPPPPPPRKIFPGSGSGMTTTRSGEVVYINRKESVSSQEGDDDASPPTPKAKPTKVPPETKPKPATPPPVVSSAAGEEEDDGDKIMAELQVFQKCAVKEAGVENSVEPTTRVEPQIRELRSGSSLPLKEKKGSEPSREDKEPVTDENGNTTVRQSQGIIYYVTGQIPKEQPPALGSEETPERREPAQTSSQVSNVTFNDNSPSQQQQQQQPPLSPPPKSPPPISPKPTGLKGFKLPRKHLKRSGSLKTSAEMEKGEILNKINTEKKGRVIQMQLSPKTIMPEPAPVSATTAGTEVSKPRLPPLKVPKSEEMVPKSPPEGDDEASLSPDLPGEEAPPPPDNIAFMITNTKVQALSCGEYQELVNAKKGRVQTVTVGSASPTRGDPADPNVPQDNGANKKPVIIIFDEPMDIRSAYKRLSTIFECEEELDRMLSEERIEEESEESDTDRTGGPQGKPGEMVVVDGKRVGPSQAASDRASVSSSSSSSNSDSGVNLESSGDAKQDGKKKFKFKFPKKQLAALTQAIRTGTKSGKKTLQVVVYEDEEEYDGTIRQHKEAKRFEIATSKPTVDTPKAPGPSALNRQNSDSVCRTNEIRKNTYKTLDSLEQTIKQLETTISEMGPRSPVERAVAEEPKAENGKSSEGAGVRRSSSLPKSRVSGPKNASVASPTSRMPVPLSAKARQAPGTTDKAGKQQKLQDAQRQFRQANGSAKRVGGDHKTSSPTVPVSKIPAFYPSSTKSSSQSVQNSDATNPINTSSSSSSSSSVTKSSHTPRSSSLPSSHIPSLSNGSLKLPTPLQHSGKALSFSSQTQNGRVHCSSSFSSSSSSSSSSTSSSSPSPLSPTPLGQGGKSIRTIHTPSFTSYRSHNGSSGKSCIPTATAAKDAA, from the exons AACAGACCAAGAGCAACCTGAAAGTAACGTCCCCAGAAGACAGCGAACACCTGAGCCGCCGACAGCTGTCGCCAAATGGGACGGCCCCTCCAAAGGGGGACGCTAAAGGCAGCCGCACGGTCCCTCGCAGGCACACATTAGGGGGAGCCCGCGGCTCCCGGGAGATCCTGGCTATGCAGCCGCCCGACATGGACAAGAAGAGGGAGGCCTTCCTGGAGCACCTGAAGCAGAAGTATCCCCATCACGCGTCGGCCATCATGGGTCACCAGGAGAGGCTGCGAGAGCAG AGCAGAAGCCCGAAGCACGGCCCCAGCCCTCAGTCCAGCGTCGCTGACCAGGTCGACCACCTCTCTCTGGCCTCCCTGGATTCCCTGGACACCATGTCTGAGGCCGACACGCCCACAGGTTTCACCCGCGGCAGCCGGGTCCGCGCTAGCCTGCCAGTGGTTCGATCGACCAACCAGACGAAGGACCGCTCTCTCG GTGTTCTGTACTTGCAGTACGCAGACGAGACCAAACAGATCCGCATGCCCAACGAGATCACCAGCGTCGACACTGTCAGAGCCCTGTTTGTTAGTGCCTTCCCGCAGCACCTCACCATGAAGATGCTGGAGTCCCCCAGCGTGGCCGTCTACGTCAAGGATGACATGAGGAACATGTACTACGAGCTCAACGACGTCCG GAGCATTACGGATCACTCCTGCCTGAAGGTCTACAACAAAGACCCGGCACAGGCGTTCAGCCACGGGCCGAGACCCGCCAACGGCGATGCCAGG ATGCACGGCGAGATGCTGCACGGCGGCCGTGATAATGCCCACCCCCTGAGACAGCATCCCATTGGCCCGCCGCTCCACCACTCCGTTCAGGGAACCATGCCGGCTGCTTCGAACTCAATGCCGCCGTCTCCCTCGAGGATCCCCTTCAGTCCCAGGCAGGGCTCCGcacccagcagctccactgTCCCGCGGGAGAGAGTGTCCACCGCCAACCCCGCCGCCCGCTCTAACTCGCCCTGTCCCAGCGCCATCCTGGAGCGACGGGACGTCAAACCGGATGAGGACATGAGCAATAAAAGCCACAGTCTAGCCAGGGGGAACGAGGGCTTGTATGCAGACCCGTACTTGCTCCAGGAGGGAAGGCTGAGCATGGCTAGTTCCCACGGAGCACACCCCAACGATGGGCCAGAACACGGACTAGGTGGATTCCATCGTGCCTCCATTCGTTCCACGAGCTCTTACGGCGGGCCCAGCCCCACGGACTCCATCGATCACCCTTCTCTGTACAGGCAGAAGTCCAGAAACAGCCAGCTGCCAACTCTGGGTTCCAAAACCCCTCCGCCGTCCCCTCACCGCATGGCTGAGGTACGGATGATTGACATGCACGGCGGGCCTCCGCACGGCCTGCCCCCCCACGGTGTTCCGATAGAGAGGAGCTCGCCGGTGCGTCAGTCcttcaggaaggaggaagtggcGGGGACTAAACCTCGCCACAGCGTGGGATCGCCGGTGATCGCTGACCTGCAGGGTCACCTGCAGGGGCCCATCCCAGCTCCCAGCGACCACCAGACACG AGAGCGAATGAAGGCAATGGAGCAACAGATTGCCAGCTTGACTGGTCTTGTTCAGCATGCACTTTTAAAGGGGTCAAACGCTAGTGGCAACAAGGAGCCCGCAAG TGAAAGACCACCGAAGACTGCGTCTCCGGCCCACAGCGCCAACACCTCAG GCGGTTCCCCGATCCTGGCTCCCAAGACCAACCCGGGCCCTAAAGGCACAAGCTCGGCTCCTCTGAGAGTCAACCTCCTGCAGTTCAGGAAGAACGTTTCTGACCTCAGGATGCAGCTCCATCAAATGAGACAGATTCAG ctccagaaccaggAGGCGCTGCGAGTCCAGCTGAAGCGCGCAGAGCAGGAAATCAGCGGTAAACTGGCAGAGGCCATGCGGGGTCTGGAAGACCCCGTTCAGAGGCAGAGAGCTGTGGTAGAGGAGGACCGGCACAAGTATTTGAGCCTGGAGGAGCATGTTCTCGCACAGCTCAG TGAGTTGGAGCAGTATGTAGTCACGCTGCAGAAAGACTCAGCCACAACTAACAGAGCAGTGACCCTGAAGGACGTGGAGGAAGGGGCCGTAACACTGAGGAAGGTGGGAGAGTCTCTGGCGGGGCTAAAAG GAGAGTTTCCAGCCCTGCAAACCCGAATGCGCGCTGTGCTCAGGGTGGAAGTGGAGGCTGTAAAGTTCCTGAAGGAGGAGCCTCATAAACTGGACAGCATGCTGAAACGGGTGAAGAGCCTGACGGACACACTCGGCAGCCTGAGAAG ATGTGCTACTGAGGGATCTCAGAAAGGCCCTGATCTGGTTGCTAATGTACCAGTAAGCCACAGCCCTTCACCCTCAGCACCATCCAGTGAATCCCCTGGGAATCCCCTGCCAGTATCAACCCAGCCCGGCCCCACGTCAGCCCCCCTCGAACCGCAGAGTTCCACCATTAAATCAGAGGTGATGCCCTCCTCCCCGGTGGTGATCCATCACGTTCAGAGCTCTCCGGTCCACATTCAGCAGTCCCAGCAGTCTGCAGCCTTGACCGTTCGGTCCAGCCCGCCGCTGACCCCGAGCCCCACGAACGCACCGAGTCCCAACCCCGGTAAAAGCCAAGGCCGCGAGTCTCCCAAGACAGCAGCTGTTGATCCTGCAAGTCCTGCACAATGCAAGAAAACACGGAGGAACTCGGCGAATAATGGAAATGGGACCAAGCAGGATCTTGTGATAGAAGAGCTCCAGAACTCCCCAGACAAGAGCAAGAAAAGAGTTATGTCCATAGAG gCAGCAGAGAAGGAGTGGGACGAGAAGAGGCAGAACATGGGTCATTATGATGGGAAAGAGTTTGAGAAGATCTTGGAAGAGGCTCAGGCCAACATGATGAAGGGTATTCCCAGTCTGGAGGTTGAAGGCCGCTCAGCAGGAGCTCCGGCTGCTGCAGAACAAGCTAGCACGCAGGACTCAGCAGAGTCAG GCACTGAAAAGCCCCAGACGGAGCCTCCGTCTGACACATCATCCAAGAAGGGGCCTGAGAAATTCCCAAAGCCCGTGCTGGAGAAGCCAGCCAAACCTGTGCTGGAGAGACCCTCCAGGAGTGTCCCCAGGCCGTCACCTGCCGACAGCCTGAGCAAACAAGAGTGCGAAAAGCCCAACAAGtccccgccgccgccacctccgAGGAAAATCTTCCCCGGCTCCGGCTCAGGCATGACCACTACGCGCTCCGGGGAGGTGGTCTACATCAACAGGAAAGAGTCGGTCTCCTCTCAG GAAGGCGACGACGATGCCTCACCCCCCACTCCCAAAGCGAAGCCCACCAAGGTTCCGCCAGAGACCAAGCCGAAGCCGGCCACCCCTCCCCCCGTGGTGTCCTCAGccgctggagaagaggaggatgacggGGACAAGATCATGGCGGAGCTCCAG GTGTTCCAGAAGTGCGCGGTGAAGGAGGCGGGGGTAGAAAACTCAGTAGAACCCACCACTCGCGTTGAACCGCAAATCAGAGAGCTCAGATCAGGGTCCTCATTGCCCCTCAAAGAGAAAAAG GGTTCAGAACCCAGTCGGGAGGATAAAGAACCAGTCACTGATGAAAACGGAAATACTACTGTACGGCAGAGCCAGGGG ATCATTTACTATGTGACTGGCCAGATTCCTAAAGAGCAGCCGCCAGCGCTGGGATCGGAGGAAACCCCCGAACGCCGAGAGCCCGCCCAGACTTCATCACAGgtgtcaaatgtcacttttaatgaCAATTCTCcaagccagcagcagcagcagcagcagccgccactGTCTCCGCCCCCCAAATCACCTCCGCCCATATCACCTAAACCCACCGGACTCAAAGGGTTCAAACTTCCCAGGAAACATCTGAAGCGTTCCGGGTCCTTGAAGACCAGTGCGGAAATGGAGAAGGGAGAAATCCTCAACAAGATTAACACTGAAAAGAAGGGCAGAGTCATCCAGATGCAGCTCTCCCCTAAAACCATCATGCCAGAGCCTGCACCAGTTTCAGCCACCACTGCTGGCACAGAGGTGTCCAAACCCCGCCTCCCTCCACTGAAAGTGCCTAAAAGTGAAGAGATGGTCCCCAAATCTCCCCCTGAGGGTGATGACGAGGCCAGCCTGAGTCCTGATTTACCTGGAGAAGAGGCGCCTCCTCCTCCCGATAACATAGCCTTCATGATCACCAACACCAAAGTTCAGGCCTTGTCCTGTGGTGAGTACCAGGAACTGGTCAATGCCAAGAAAGGCAGGGTCCAGACGGTCACCGTTGGAAGTGCCTCCCCCACCCGGGGGGACCCGGCAGACCCCAACGTGCCGCAGGACAACGGCGCGAACAAAAAGCCGGTCATAATCATTTTCGATGAGCCCATGGACATCCGCTCAGCCTACAAGCGCCTCTCCACCATCTTCGAAtgcgaggaggagctggacaggaTGCTGTCGGAGGAGCGCAtcgaggaggagagcgaggagtcCGACACCGACCGGACGGGCGGACCGCAGGGGAAACCTGGAGAAATGGTTGTGGTGGACGGGAAGAGGGTTGGTCCCTCGCAGGCAGCTTCGGACCGTGCCAGCGTGtcatcctcgtcttcctcttccaaCTCCGACAGCGGCGTGAACTTGGAGTCCTCCGGTGACGCCAAACAGGACGGGAAGAAGAAGTTCAAGTTTAAGTTCCCCAAAAAGCAGCTGGCGGCGCTGACACAGGCGATCCGTACCGGAACCAAGTCGGGGAAGAAGACCCTACAGGTGGTCGTCTATGAAGACGAGGAGGAATACGATGGTACGATCAGGCAGCACAAAGAGGCCAAGAGATTTGAAATCGCGACTTCGAAGCCCACCGTGGACACCCCCAAGGCGCCAGGCCCGTCAGCACTAAACAGACAGAACTCCGACTCCGTCTGTAGGACAAACGAGATCCGTAAAAACACCTACAAGACCCTGGACAGCCTGGAGCAGACCATCAAACAACTGGAAACCACTATCAGCGAGATGGGGCCTCGCTCGCCGGTCGAGCGGGCCGTCGCAGAGGAACCCAAAGCAGAGAATGGGAAAAGTTCAGAAGGAGCGGGGGTGAGGAggtcctcctctctccccaagTCCAGAGTATCAGGCCCAAAG AATGCCAGTGTTGCTTCCCCCACTAGTCGGATGCCCGTCCCTTTGTCTGCGAAGGCCAGGCAGGCGCCGGGTACTACTGacaaagcaggaaaacagcaaaaactgcAGGATGCTCAAAGGCAGTTCCGACAG GCTAACGGAAGTGCTAAAAGAGTGGGAGGGGATCATAAAACTTCTTCCCCTACTGTTCCCGTTTCTAAAATCCCTGCTTTTTATCCTAGCTCTACTAAAAGCAGCTCCCAGTCTGTACAAAACTCAGATGCTACTAATCCTATTAatacttcctcttcctcctcctcctcctcctctgtgacaAAGTCCTCTCACACCCCTCGTTCCAGCTCCCTGCCCTCCTCCCACATCCCCTCCCTGTCTAACGGATCCCTCAAACTCCCCACGCCCCTCCAGCACAGCGGTAAAGCTCTCTCGTTTTCCTCACAGACTCAGAACGGTCGAGTGCACTGCTCCtcttcattctcctcctcctcctcctcctcctcctcttccacctcctcctcctccccctcccctctgtcgCCCACACCTTTGGGCCAAGGTGGAAAGAGCATCCGCACCATTCACACCCCCAGCTTCACCAGCTACAGGTCGCACAACGGCAGCAGCGGCAAATCCTGCATCCCAACAGCCACAGCAGCTAAGGACGCTGCCTAG